A genomic window from Brassica oleracea var. oleracea cultivar TO1000 chromosome C8, BOL, whole genome shotgun sequence includes:
- the LOC106309043 gene encoding uncharacterized mitochondrial protein AtMg00810-like, with amino-acid sequence MSSTNKSCKDEEGEPVDTKLYRGMIGSLLYLAASRPDLSLSVGICVRYQAEPKKSHLKATKRIIRYVKGTVNLGIYYSKGSNGNLAGYWDADMAGSADDRKRDEERDDAEAPNVQIVSYIRSK; translated from the exons ATGAGCTCTACAAACAAAAGCTGCAAAGATGAGGAGGGTGAACCAGTTGACACGAAGCTGTATAGAGGAATGATCGGAAGCTTACTCTACCTGGCGGCGAGTCGACCAGATCTAAGTCTAAGTGTGGGGATATGTGTTAGATATCAAGCAGAACCAAAGAAGTCTCATCTGAAGGCAACTAAGAGAATCATTCGATATGTCAAAGGCACGGTTAACCTTGGGATCTACTACTCAAAGGGATCAAATGGAAATCTTGCTGGATACTGGGATGCAGACATGGCTGGAAGTGCAGACGATCGGAAGA GGGATGAGGAAAGGGATGATGCAGAGGCGCCCAATGTTCAGATTGTGTCTTACATCAGAAGCAAGTAG